The following proteins are encoded in a genomic region of Oncorhynchus gorbuscha isolate QuinsamMale2020 ecotype Even-year linkage group LG11, OgorEven_v1.0, whole genome shotgun sequence:
- the LOC124047820 gene encoding heat shock protein 30-like, with amino-acid sequence MLCSRGFQSSLSPLMDFYWPVRSLWPEVRPLLSQRDLLQRNLLEIKSSLELMANLQQQIFEELDNVPSSLTIQPVSYKLDKDGEGFALTLDTKDFSPEELSVKQVGRKLKVSGKTEKKLDDGEGSYSYRCQEFRQEFDLPEKVNPETVTCSLAHDGKLHIQAPKNPLSGEEEVAERVVPINCSLDVETSQFLSKTEGSITDTQKKQENSVSHED; translated from the coding sequence ATGCTGTGTTCCCGAGGATTCCAGTCTTCCCTCAGCCCATTGATGGACTTCTACTGGCCTGTGCGCAGTCTATGGCCAGAGGTCCGACCTCTTCTCAGCCAGCGGGATCTACTGCAGAGAAACCTGCTAGAGATCAAGAGCAGTCTGGAGCTGATGGCAAATCTCCAGCAGCAGATCTTTGAAGAGTTGGACAATGTCCCATCCTCTTTGACAATCCAACCAGTCTCCTACAAGCTGGATAAAGATGGAGAGGGCTTTGCCCTGACACTGGACACTAAAGACTTTTCCCCAGAGGAGCTGTCTGTCAAGCAGGTGGGCAGGAAGCTGAAAGTCAGTGGGAAGACAGAGAAGAAGCTGGATGATGGGGAAGGCTCCTACTCTTACAGATGCCAAGAGTTCAGACAAGAGTTTGATCTGCCTGAAAAGGTGAATCCTGAGACAGTCACCTGCTCCCTGGCTCATGACGGGAAACTCCACATTCAGGCACCAAAGAATCCATTATCTGGTGAGGAGGAGGTGGCAGAGAGAGTGGTTCCCATCAACTGTAGCCTGGATGTGGAAACCTCACAATTCCTGTCAAAGACAGAGGGAAGCATCACCGACACACAGAAGAAACAAGAGAACAGCGTTTCACATGAGGACtga
- the LOC124047818 gene encoding heat shock protein 30-like: MLCSRGFQSSLSPLMDFYWPVRSLWPEVRPLLSQQDLLQRNLLEIKSSLELMANLQQQIFEELDNVPSSLTIQPVSYKLDKDGEGFALTLDTKDFSPEELSVKQVGRKLKVSGKTEKKLDDGEGSYSYRCQEFRQEFDLPEKVNPETVTCSLAHDGKLHIQAPKNPLSGEEEVAERVVPINCSLDVETSQFLSKTEGSITDTQKKQENSVSHED; encoded by the coding sequence ATGCTGTGTTCCCGAGGATTCCAGTCTTCCCTCAGCCCATTGATGGACTTCTACTGGCCTGTGCGCAGTCTATGGCCAGAGGTCCGACCTCTTCTCAGCCAGCAGGATCTACTGCAGAGAAACCTGCTAGAGATCAAGAGCAGTCTGGAGCTGATGGCAAATCTCCAGCAGCAGATCTTTGAAGAGTTGGACAATGTCCCATCCTCTTTGACAATCCAACCAGTCTCCTACAAGCTGGATAAAGATGGAGAGGGCTTTGCCCTGACACTGGACACTAAAGACTTTTCCCCAGAGGAGCTGTCTGTCAAGCAGGTGGGCAGGAAGCTGAAAGTCAGTGGGAAGACAGAGAAGAAGCTGGATGATGGGGAAGGCTCCTACTCTTACAGATGCCAAGAGTTCAGACAAGAGTTTGATCTGCCTGAAAAGGTGAATCCTGAGACAGTCACCTGCTCCCTGGCTCATGACGGGAAACTCCACATTCAGGCACCAAAGAATCCATTATCTGGTGAGGAGGAGGTGGCAGAGAGAGTGGTTCCCATCAACTGTAGCCTGGATGTGGAAACCTCACAATTCCTGTCAAAGACAGAGGGAAGCATCACCGACACACAGAAGAAACAAGAGAACAGCGTTTCACATGAGGACTGA
- the LOC124047817 gene encoding heat shock protein 30, whose translation MLCSRGFQSSLSPLMDFYWPVRSLWPEVRPLLSQRDLLQRNLLEIKSSLELMANLQQQIFEELDNVPSSLTIQPVSYKLDKDGEGFALTLDTKDFSPEELSVKQVGRKLKVSGKTEKKLDDGEGSYSYRCQEFRQEFDLPEKVNPETVTCSLAHDGKLHIQAPKNPLSGEEEVAERVVPINCSLDVETSQFLSKTEGSITDTQKKQENSISHED comes from the coding sequence ATGCTGTGTTCCCGAGGATTCCAGTCTTCCCTCAGCCCATTGATGGACTTCTACTGGCCTGTGCGCAGTCTATGGCCAGAGGTCCGACCTCTTCTCAGCCAGCGGGATCTACTGCAGAGAAACCTGCTAGAGATCAAGAGCAGTCTGGAGCTGATGGCAAATCTCCAGCAGCAGATCTTTGAAGAGTTGGACAATGTCCCATCCTCTTTGACAATCCAACCAGTCTCCTACAAGCTGGATAAAGATGGAGAGGGCTTTGCCCTGACACTGGACACTAAAGACTTTTCCCCAGAGGAGCTGTCTGTCAAGCAGGTGGGCAGGAAGCTGAAAGTCAGTGGGAAGACAGAGAAGAAGCTGGATGATGGGGAAGGCTCCTACTCTTACAGATGCCAAGAGTTCAGACAAGAGTTTGATCTGCCTGAAAAGGTGAATCCTGAGACAGTCACCTGCTCCCTGGCTCATGACGGGAAACTCCACATTCAGGCACCAAAGAATCCATTATCTGGTGAGGAGGAGGTGGCAGAGAGAGTGGTTCCCATCAACTGTAGCCTGGATGTGGAAACCTCACAATTCCTGTCAAAGACAGAGGGAAGCATCACCGACACACAGAAGAAACAAGAGAACAGCATTTCACATGAGGACtga
- the LOC124047819 gene encoding heat shock protein 30-like: MLCSRGFQSSLSPLMDFYWPVRSLWPEVRPLLSQRDLLQRNLLEIKSSLELMANLQQQIFEELDNVPSSLTIQPVSYKLDKDGEGFALTLDTKDFSPEELSVKQVGRKLKVSGKTEKKLDDGEGSYSYRCQEFRQEFDLPEKVNPETVTCSLAHDGKLHIQAPKNPLSGEEEVAERVVPINCSLDVETSQFLSKTEGSITDTQKKQENSVSHED, from the coding sequence ATGCTGTGTTCCCGAGGATTCCAGTCTTCCCTCAGCCCATTGATGGACTTCTACTGGCCTGTGCGCAGTCTATGGCCAGAGGTCCGACCTCTTCTCAGCCAGCGGGATCTACTGCAGAGAAACCTGCTAGAGATCAAGAGCAGTCTGGAGCTGATGGCAAATCTCCAGCAGCAGATCTTTGAAGAGTTGGACAATGTCCCATCCTCTTTGACCATCCAACCAGTCTCCTACAAGCTGGATAAAGATGGAGAGGGCTTTGCCCTGACACTGGACACTAAAGACTTTTCCCCAGAGGAGCTGTCTGTCAAGCAGGTGGGCAGGAAGCTGAAAGTCAGTGGGAAGACAGAGAAGAAGCTGGATGATGGGGAAGGCTCCTACTCTTACAGATGCCAAGAGTTCAGACAAGAGTTTGATCTGCCTGAAAAGGTGAATCCTGAGACAGTCACCTGCTCCCTGGCTCATGACGGGAAACTCCACATTCAGGCACCAAAGAATCCATTATCTGGTGAGGAGGAGGTGGCAGAGAGAGTGGTTCCCATCAACTGTAGCCTGGATGTGGAAACCTCACAATTCCTGTCAAAGACAGAGGGAAGCATCACCGACACACAGAAGAAACAAGAGAACAGCGTTTCACATGAGGACTGA
- the LOC124047816 gene encoding heat shock protein 30-like, whose protein sequence is MLCSRGFQSSLSPLMDFYWPVRSLWPEVRPLLSQRDLLQRNLLEIKSSLELMANLQQQIFEELDNVPFSLTIQPVSYKLDKDGEGFALTLDTKDFSPEELSVKQVGRKLKVSGKTEKKLDDGEGSYSYRCQEFRQEFDLPEKVNPETVTCSLAHDGKLHIQAPKNPLSGEEEVAERVVPINCSLDVETSQFLSKTEGSITDTQKKQENSISHED, encoded by the coding sequence ATGCTGTGTTCCCGAGGATTCCAGTCTTCCCTCAGCCCATTGATGGACTTCTACTGGCCTGTGCGCAGTCTATGGCCAGAGGTCCGACCTCTTCTCAGCCAGCGGGATCTACTGCAGAGAAACCTGCTAGAGATCAAGAGCAGTCTGGAGCTGATGGCAAATCTCCAGCAGCAGATCTTTGAAGAGTTGGACAATGTCCCATTCTCTTTGACAATCCAACCAGTCTCCTACAAGCTGGATAAAGATGGAGAGGGCTTTGCCCTGACACTGGACACTAAAGACTTTTCCCCAGAGGAGCTGTCTGTCAAGCAGGTGGGCAGGAAGCTGAAAGTCAGTGGGAAGACAGAGAAGAAGCTGGATGATGGGGAAGGCTCCTACTCTTACAGATGCCAAGAGTTCAGACAAGAGTTTGATCTGCCTGAAAAGGTGAATCCTGAGACAGTCACCTGCTCCCTGGCTCATGACGGGAAACTCCACATTCAGGCACCAAAGAATCCATTATCTGGTGAGGAGGAGGTGGCAGAGAGAGTGGTTCCCATCAACTGTAGCCTGGATGTGGAAACCTCACAATTCCTGTCAAAGACAGAGGGAAGCATCACCGACACACAGAAGAAACAAGAGAACAGCATTTCACATGAGGACtga